A genomic stretch from Niallia sp. XMNu-256 includes:
- a CDS encoding type I restriction endonuclease, with translation MPSNTKESGLERLIVDYLVKNNGYELGQNNDYNKEYAIDETRLFKFLQDTQPDQLEKLGVFKSDVNKTKFLNRLQGEITKNGIIDVLRSGIKMYPVTLDLFYLTPSQENAKARELYNKNIFSVTRQLMYSRDNTRLALDFAIFINGLPVITCELKNRLTKQNVDDAVYQYQTDRDPRELLFNFGRCMVHFAVDDNEIKMCTKLEGKKSWFLPFNKGHKDGAGNPPNPNGIKTDYLWKEILVKDELANIIENYAQIVEEKDEETKKVKRKQIFPRYHQLSGVEAILADVSKKGVGQRYLIQHSAGSGKSNSIAWLAHQLVSLTKDGKNIFDSIIVVTDRVNLDKQIKNTIKSFMQVSNTVGHAESSGDLKKLLQDGKKIIITIVHKFPYILEDIGNQHRKNNFAIIIDEAHSSQSGNMSAKMNMALSGKYEDRDEETIEDKIVKILEGRKMLTNASYFAFTATPKNKTLEMFGVPYEADGKIKHKPFHVYTMKQATQERFIIDVLRDYTPIKSYYKIAKIVEDDPMFDKKKAQKKLRKYVESNEKAIELKSEIMVDHFHEQVIAKGKIGGKARAMVVTSSIERAIQYYYSITAYLEKRKSSFKAIVAFSGEKEFGGKKLTESTINGFPSNEIEKKLKRDPYRILVVANKFQTGYDEPLLHTMYVDKVLTDIKAVQTLSRLNRAHPQKHDTFVLDFANETDIIKEAFSKYYQTTILSDETDPDKLNDIESDIRRYHVFTDYHIDTIVELYLNGADRDKLDPILDVSAKNYEDELDESEQIDFKSKAKAFTRTYGFLASILPYGNAEWEKLSIFLNLLIPKLPAPKEEDLSKGILEAIDLDSYRAEAQAKMSIVLEDSPYYEIDPVPTTAGGGKPDPELDLLSNILSTFHDLFGNIPWKDEDHVKKHIASIPEIVAKDKDYQNAMKNSDKQNAKIESQKAVNKAVFNLMTDNIEIFKQYNDNDSFKKWLSDMVFSVTYNTDGEIFTGNPEIE, from the coding sequence ATGCCATCTAACACCAAAGAGTCAGGATTAGAAAGGCTTATTGTAGATTATCTTGTTAAGAATAATGGTTATGAACTAGGGCAAAACAATGACTACAACAAAGAATATGCAATAGATGAAACTCGTTTATTCAAGTTTTTACAGGATACTCAACCAGATCAACTTGAAAAATTAGGTGTATTTAAAAGTGATGTTAACAAGACTAAGTTTTTGAATCGTTTACAAGGAGAAATTACTAAGAACGGTATCATTGATGTTCTTAGAAGCGGTATAAAAATGTATCCAGTAACACTGGATTTATTTTATCTAACACCTTCTCAGGAAAATGCCAAAGCAAGAGAATTGTATAATAAAAATATCTTTAGTGTTACCAGACAACTGATGTATTCACGAGATAATACAAGGCTTGCTCTTGATTTTGCCATTTTCATTAATGGTCTACCGGTTATAACTTGCGAATTGAAAAATAGACTGACAAAGCAAAATGTTGATGATGCAGTATATCAATACCAAACTGACCGAGATCCAAGAGAGCTGTTATTTAACTTTGGTAGATGTATGGTTCATTTTGCTGTTGATGATAACGAGATTAAGATGTGTACAAAGCTTGAAGGAAAAAAGTCTTGGTTCCTACCTTTTAATAAAGGTCATAAAGATGGTGCAGGAAATCCACCAAATCCGAACGGTATTAAAACAGACTATCTTTGGAAAGAGATATTAGTCAAAGATGAGCTAGCAAATATTATCGAAAATTATGCTCAAATTGTTGAAGAGAAAGACGAGGAAACTAAGAAGGTTAAGAGAAAACAAATATTCCCTCGATATCATCAGCTTTCTGGGGTAGAGGCTATTTTAGCTGATGTAAGCAAGAAAGGTGTTGGACAGAGGTATCTTATTCAACACAGTGCTGGTAGTGGGAAATCAAATTCAATTGCTTGGCTTGCCCATCAACTTGTTTCGCTAACTAAAGATGGGAAAAATATTTTTGACTCTATTATTGTTGTTACGGATAGGGTTAACCTAGATAAGCAGATTAAGAATACGATTAAAAGCTTTATGCAAGTGTCTAATACAGTAGGTCATGCTGAAAGTTCAGGAGACTTAAAAAAGCTTCTTCAAGATGGCAAGAAAATTATCATTACAATTGTTCATAAATTTCCCTATATTCTTGAGGATATAGGGAATCAGCATAGAAAAAATAACTTTGCCATTATCATTGATGAAGCTCACTCAAGCCAAAGTGGGAATATGTCTGCGAAAATGAACATGGCTTTATCTGGTAAATATGAGGATCGCGATGAAGAGACTATTGAGGATAAGATAGTGAAAATATTAGAGGGTAGAAAAATGCTCACGAATGCTAGTTACTTTGCATTTACTGCTACACCTAAAAATAAAACTCTAGAAATGTTCGGTGTTCCTTATGAAGCAGACGGAAAAATAAAACACAAGCCGTTTCATGTATACACAATGAAACAAGCTACTCAAGAAAGATTTATCATTGATGTTCTTAGAGATTATACTCCAATAAAGAGTTACTATAAGATTGCTAAAATAGTAGAAGATGACCCGATGTTTGATAAGAAAAAGGCTCAGAAAAAGTTAAGAAAGTATGTAGAGTCGAACGAAAAGGCAATTGAGTTAAAATCAGAAATCATGGTTGACCATTTCCACGAGCAAGTTATTGCCAAGGGTAAAATTGGTGGAAAGGCTCGTGCTATGGTTGTTACGAGCAGTATTGAGAGGGCAATACAATATTACTATTCTATAACAGCCTATTTAGAAAAGAGAAAGAGCTCATTCAAAGCAATTGTAGCTTTTTCTGGGGAAAAAGAATTCGGTGGTAAAAAGTTAACAGAGAGTACCATTAATGGTTTTCCAAGTAATGAAATCGAGAAGAAGCTTAAAAGAGACCCTTATAGAATTTTGGTCGTTGCCAATAAGTTTCAAACGGGGTATGATGAGCCACTTCTCCATACAATGTATGTAGATAAAGTTTTAACAGATATTAAAGCGGTTCAGACGTTATCTAGGCTTAATAGAGCACATCCACAAAAACATGATACATTTGTTTTAGACTTTGCTAATGAGACAGATATTATAAAAGAAGCATTTTCAAAATATTATCAGACTACGATTCTTTCTGATGAAACTGACCCAGATAAATTAAATGATATTGAAAGCGATATTAGAAGATATCATGTATTTACTGATTATCATATAGATACAATCGTAGAGCTTTACTTGAATGGTGCAGATAGGGATAAACTTGACCCAATTTTAGATGTTAGTGCAAAAAACTACGAAGATGAATTAGACGAAAGTGAACAAATAGATTTTAAGAGTAAGGCGAAAGCATTTACTCGGACATATGGCTTTTTAGCATCAATTTTGCCTTATGGTAATGCTGAGTGGGAAAAACTATCTATATTTTTAAATCTTTTAATACCGAAACTTCCTGCACCCAAGGAAGAAGATTTATCAAAAGGAATTCTTGAAGCAATTGATTTAGATAGTTATAGGGCAGAAGCACAGGCGAAAATGTCTATTGTTCTGGAAGATTCACCATATTATGAAATTGACCCTGTTCCCACAACCGCTGGGGGTGGGAAGCCTGACCCAGAACTTGATTTATTAAGTAACATTTTATCAACTTTTCATGACCTTTTCGGAAATATTCCTTGGAAGGATGAAGACCATGTCAAAAAGCATATTGCATCCATTCCTGAAATTGTAGCAAAAGATAAGGATTATCAAAATGCTATGAAAAATTCTGATAAACAAAATGCTAAAATTGAAAGTCAAAAAGCGGTAAATAAAGCGGTTTTCAACTTAATGACTGATAATATAGAAATCTTTAAGCAGTATAATGATAATGACTCGTTTAAAAAGTGGCTCTCTGATATGGTGTTTAGTGTTACTTACAATACAGATGGTGAAATATTTACTGGAAATCCTGAAATAGAATAA
- a CDS encoding PC4/YdbC family ssDNA-binding protein: protein MADLKYEIIETIGVLSESAKGWKKELNLISWNGSEPKYDLRDWSENHEKMGKGVTLSKEEAASL from the coding sequence ATGGCGGACCTTAAATATGAAATTATTGAAACCATTGGGGTTCTATCTGAATCAGCAAAGGGATGGAAAAAAGAACTTAACCTAATTAGTTGGAATGGTAGTGAACCTAAATATGACCTTAGAGATTGGTCAGAAAATCATGAGAAGATGGGTAAAGGCGTAACTTTATCAAAAGAGGAAGCAGCAAGTTTATAA
- a CDS encoding restriction endonuclease: protein MSSPIDLLFEEIFEYKPKKAGEAYEILAAAVTKLLGKGSQVKHDEKMRGTFSETLYQIDVLLEQQSKKEMGEAKDYTVKGAKVGRADLQKLGGALVDLPDIDGGIFFSATDYTKPAKKYAEASQKIFGKEIKLFNLKPSTELDEQGRIMIITIEMHILLPIYKKAKFTPLFSDSGQVEITRLIESGQLEQGGMKLSIEEIYDDNRNVITTVKELTSNNFGGNSSFNAKGTFYLKGRYISISGFLIEILGITYDIPFSETIETIEIHSQGKAKLLLKDQFGHIDKLITDDELRNIIKEININ, encoded by the coding sequence TTGAGTTCACCAATTGATTTATTATTTGAAGAAATCTTTGAATATAAACCTAAGAAGGCTGGAGAAGCATATGAGATACTTGCAGCAGCTGTTACTAAATTATTGGGAAAAGGGAGCCAAGTTAAGCATGATGAAAAAATGAGAGGTACATTCAGTGAAACATTATATCAAATTGACGTATTATTGGAGCAACAATCCAAAAAGGAAATGGGAGAAGCGAAAGACTATACTGTTAAAGGTGCAAAAGTTGGACGGGCAGATTTACAAAAGTTAGGAGGAGCACTAGTTGATTTACCAGATATTGATGGGGGAATATTTTTTTCGGCAACAGACTATACCAAACCAGCAAAGAAATATGCAGAAGCAAGTCAAAAAATATTTGGAAAAGAGATAAAGCTCTTTAATTTAAAACCATCAACCGAGTTAGATGAGCAAGGTCGGATAATGATTATTACAATAGAAATGCATATATTACTGCCTATTTATAAAAAAGCAAAATTCACACCGTTATTTTCCGATTCAGGACAAGTTGAAATAACTAGATTGATTGAATCAGGACAACTAGAACAAGGAGGAATGAAACTAAGTATTGAAGAAATTTATGATGATAATAGAAATGTAATTACAACAGTAAAGGAATTAACTTCGAACAACTTCGGAGGTAACTCTAGTTTTAACGCAAAGGGAACATTCTATTTGAAAGGCCGATATATTTCTATATCTGGATTTCTAATAGAAATATTGGGAATCACTTATGATATTCCATTTTCAGAAACTATTGAAACAATTGAAATTCACTCGCAAGGTAAAGCCAAATTATTATTAAAAGACCAATTTGGTCATATTGATAAACTAATTACAGATGATGAATTAAGAAATATTATTAAAGAAATTAACATTAATTAG